One Scophthalmus maximus strain ysfricsl-2021 chromosome 7, ASM2237912v1, whole genome shotgun sequence genomic window, tttgCCAAGAAACTTAATGTTTTGGAggtttattaattcatttggtCGACGGTAATAAACCAAACATCAGAGGCCTGATGACGCTCGTCCTGTGCGTGTCGTTACGAACTGACAGTAGGACGTCGCCATCCGACCATATGATCATCGATAAACAAGGTTCACGTTCAAATTTATATCTCAGCTGTAAAATCACAAGATTAATTAGAATTCTTGTGACTGTTTACAAACACAAATCTAAGAGACTGTTGACCGACATTATGTTCAAAGACACGATCAGCTGATGCAATTTTACTGAATCTGTCTCCAGCTATAAAAAAACCCTTTACACCCATTTTTACTGACGCTATAAATCATGttcatgtgagagagagagaaatccatCCTCCTGTGAAAGAGGATGAGGATACGCCTGCACTCTCCGTTTACTCCCGTCACAGAAACACCTGGTATCTGGAGAAACATCAGTGACACGCGGTCACTCGGCGTATCTGAGGAATCTGACCTGCTTCTCAGACGCTTTGCGTTGCATTGATAAGgcatctccacacacacaggcacacacacacacacacacacacacactctcacactcacacacacacacacactcacacacactctcacactcacacacacacacacactcacacacacacacacacacacactctcacactcacacacacacacacactcacacacacactctcacactcacacacacacacacacacggcgtgGTCAAGGTGAGAATGTTACGCTTCGTTGCTCTGTGTGAAAGTTAAAGACACAGAAttgggaggggggcggggcttctttGTTCTGCTTTCATGAACCAAATTGATGTGTGCGTTTAAAAGACACGCATTCGCTGTTATATTACACTTCACACCAGCAAGCCCTcttaatctcacacacacacacacacacacacacacacacacacacacaaactttggTTTGGCTCAGTGTGAATAAGTGAAAGGGTCAAAACGAGAACGAGATGGAAAACATATGAGGATGACAGAGGCTCATTCCAATCGTCTTTAAAagagacatattctgctttttcagttGTTATCTTTTCTCTAGTGAGTAAGAagtttatatttatgtaaagGGAGTTAAAAAAAGTGCTTGAGGGAGAAAACTCTGTTACAGACGTGAATAAAGCAGCGAGTCggacacgcccccaacaaagccagaTAAATCAAGAGCGAGAGAACTTGAGCTCTGGTTGCTTTGGCCACAACATGATAGAACCTGGCAACGTGAttgtttgtacagtagatttgtaTATTTCAGGCGCATCAGGCACGTTACCGCAGTTCGTCCGTTTCCTCCGACAGAGGCAGAAATTACAATGtggcaggaaaataaaaaagttgttaTTTGAAGTTAAAtgcatcatttaaaaactttaaaagtttcaaatcaaataaattacaTGAGATCTTTAGAATTCCTCGAGATAGTGACGAGACACATGACGGGTGAGGCTGAATTGTCAAATTCCctcaggaagtttcctacaTCTTTGATCTGTTCAGATCCTCTAAGTGTTGAGGAAAGGTGCTCCAAcgcttcctctcctgtctccttcatcagaggacacactggagcttcctaagtgagaggaaggagatatagacccacaatgcattgcggcagcgatatttaatgtgacgcgtCATGatggacgtaaacgattcaatctgaagaagaagaagaagagtatgaatatgacccagaagagatcATCATGTCAGTAACTGTTACATCAGAATCATTTACATGTGATGTCACGGTGGTAAAACAccgtagtttagtgaaagtccaGTCGcattctctgagcagctgtcgGCTTCTCCTGAGTCCCATCAGTCCTcctgacacctttccttgacctcacaACGTTTACCACTGAGGTCAAGGTACAGTTGGCAGGAAGGAGGATTCGCCCTCACCCCATGTTGTCGGCCTCGAGAACTTCCTACATATGCAtgaagtggttgaccaatcagagcagctcTGGGCTTCATCgtgagggaggggccttaaagatACAGAGGGtgtgaagaggagctgcaggaaactgatagagcatgtgaaccttttacagtaataaccctgtgtgtgtgtgtgtgtgtgtgtgtgtgtgttgcagtctgACCATGGGCCAGCTCTACGACaaggagaaggacgaggacgGTTTCCTGTACGTGGCGTACAGCGGAGAGAACACCTTTGGTCACAAGGCCTTTTATACAACACGTGGTTAACGCTcccctgaacacaccacagtctccctctctctcacacacacacacacacacacgcgtgtttCAGATCTCCACATGTAAATAAAACGCACCGACACACTTGGCACACTTGTCGCTCACGGATCTTTTTTTgtgatactgaaaaaaaaaatcgtcattagtgtaaaaaaacatgcttgaatttaataatgttttgttatttggcCCCTAGTTACTgttaaaaggagagaaatatcTTCAACACTGCCACAAAATAAGAATATGAATTATTACCACACAAACAGACCGTCAGTTCAGTATCAACATGTACATATTCCAGTCGTCACACGATCACACTCGAATTCATTTCAGTGAGGTTTTTGTCGTCGATCATATAATCAATCAGAAATCATTAATCACATAATGGAGTGTATCCGTACGCCCTGTCATATCGTGTAAAAAGACTTTGGACGTGTAATTTAATACTGCATATACACTCGTGTACGAACAATAGGCAACGAGAAAGACTGAGCAtgtgaggaagggagggaggaggcggggcctgTGAGGTGAGGGCGGAGCCTGTGATGGGCCCAGCACCAGGTTCCTGAAGTGTCACGTGACATTACGTTACGTTACGTTACGTTACGTTACGTTACGTCGCGTTACGTCGCGTTACGTGACGTTGCGTTACGTTACGTGACGTTACGTTGCGTTGCGTGACGTAACGTTACGGTTGCATTAGAGAGCGGGCGTCACCGGGGGGGACTCAGACCCCGCGAGTTGTTGAACCTCGTGAGCTGCTGAAGAACCAGACGCTCTTCTTGAAGTTTTATTTCtacgtcctcgtcctcgtcgtcacCGTGGCAACAATATGAAAATCACAAACCTCCTGACATGATCAGTTTGTTGCTTCATATCCATCAACACGGAACAGTGCGTTCTATGTTcgactgtaaacaaagatggacgacgcatcTCTCCACTTCCATTAGAGATTGGTCGGTTACAGGCGCCGCCCTCTTTTAATAACCAAGAACCCATCGGCTCTGAACCTACTGTATTTTGAGTAAAGCCTGAATCGGGCGGCTCATAAGTTTTCTAGATATAAACAAGGGCGTTGACTCAGGAGCGACTGGACGTGGTTGGAGTGTCTTGAAGACGTTTCTTTCAGGAAGCGTGACGTCACATTCTGACCGGCGCCATCTCGTTTCTTTGtgcaaccagacgtagaattgggggtgtggcctgactgataccaacctacacctgcaaccaacgattggacggtaccagctgtcaatcacgccgtgTCCACGCTATCGTCTTTGTTACTGTAactggaccataatgtacaaaatgaacatcatgttgttggagaagacttgaaactagagattgaaccataaactcctcaggaaaatgtttcactgacgTTGTGAATccagtgagaagtagagtcacgttctgacagtcgccccctgctggtcagaacacagaacacaggcttcaggtgCCTCTGCATTGACTTCATCTACAGTCTGGTGACGCGTTCACTTGCTCGCACGAGTTTGGCCGCTGGAACCTTTGTGCGTATTAGCATCATTTGCgcaaatatttgcccgttcttcttTAACTTTCTCCGAaaaaacctcatctgaacaaacacacacagacaaagacacccacagagactgcttatgtttAGGGCCCAGAACTTGGAGCTACGGCCCTGTTGACGTATGTCATCTACTCGTGCGAATAACTTGCGTTGCGTCCGTCGTGAACGCACTATTAGGGTTTGGCGTCTCGTCGAGGAGCTCCGGGTGCTTCAGTTCTCGCCTTTTCAAGAAGCCACAACCAAGTCCAGTCGCTCCTGAGTCAACAGCCGCGTGGAAAACTGTCCACAGACGAGCTTTCTAGACTTTCTCTTTTGATAAAGGCTTTCTGGAAAGTGTAAAGAAATCACAGAAGTCGTCCGTCACGCAGGAATCCAATAAGCAGCGAGGCCGACCCACGTGTTTTCATCCCACTGAGCAGGACGACACGCAGGCAGCTGCATCCTGTTCCGTCAGCTGTGAAACGCCGTGattagaaaaacagaacaagccTCATGGTCGTGTATTATTCTCCTCATCGTCCTGGAACGTGTCCCGAGATTGTTGCCACAGCGACAGACGCTTCAGACTCAGTAATGATTCAATTCACGCacaactgtcaatcaaatgtCGTGTTTCAAGTCGAGTGTTGCTCGGTTCTTTGGCCTCGTGACATCAGAGCCTTCTCTCTCCACGCCGCCGCCACCGTCGCCGGTTTGGCTGCAGCTGAAGCTTTTGCCGCTGAGACGTCCGCCGCGTTTCCTCGACCTCGGCCGACCCCGTTGGCGTTTTTTGCGTATATTTGTGAACCGCGAGGCCGACTCCAAGCTTTTGAAATATGCCATGTAGATGTGTAATATAACGACGGAATGCTATGATATGATATTgaggatttttgttttatttcatcgcTGTTTGTGTGATCgttaaatatatttaactaGAAGACATTACGGAGGTTTAGATATCTATGTGGGAAAAGGTTCAGGTAGCTGGAAGACCTGAGCAATAAAAGCAAACGTTAAAATGAATattgtctttgtctcatttgGAAGGAAACAAACTGACGTAACACCACGTTATTAATCTGGTGTCCGAGGAAGAAATGTGACGGTTCCACTTCTTCTCTTGTTCCTGGACTGGAGGAGTTTATTCTGACGTGCAGAAAACTGATTCCTGCTGTTTCCTCTCAGCTGCAGTCGCACACAcgttgtgaaaaacaaaaccatctgaggacgagagaagaaaaacgGTCATCGACCTCCCGGAGCAGCGTGACGCCGCCGGGCGCCGCCGTCGGCGTCCTGCAGCTGCGACACAAACACCTCAAACTAGATTCATCCAAGAGCTCAAACTTGCAGCTGATTCGACAGCTGTTCGGAAATGAACACCAGGCTTTTCAGGCAGttttatcatttaattaaaaaagtgaCAATGGATGGAGATGATTCTGTTTCATCAGTGGAACGTTCTGAGCTGCAGGTTCTTTTCAGCGGAACATCAGCAGACGTCTGTCGCTGCGCGGCCACAGAGGAAAGGcctgcaggagcagctgctgcagggcgCGCTGGTACGAGTGGGCCGCCCGCTTGTAGTCCCAGTACGTCTGCAGGTCGGctcccctgaacacacacacacacacacacacacacacacacacacacacacacacacacacacacacacacacacacacacacacacacacacacacacacacacacacacacacacacacacggggggggggggggggggggataagccAAACGATAAGAACTGGAGCATACATGTAACGCAGGTCACGCGATACGCGTGAGGTCACGGGGGTCTGATGTTATCACCGTACTGGATATTGGAACTTCTTCCTCAACGTTCgctctcctttttatttctttctcccatgtgtatttatttttgcttttgaaaaatcCTTCGACCCTTAAAGATCAGATTCCGTCGGATACAATCGGTCATTATGTGAAACaacagagtgtttgtgtgacaatggacgtcagtgtgtgtgtgtgtgtgtgtgtgtgtgtgtgtgtgtgtgtgtgtgtgtgtgtgtgtgagacaacgTGGTGAAACTTGACCCTGCTCCACTTACACGCCGTCATGTGTCGAGAtagatcgtgtgtgtgtgtgtgtctgtgtgtgtggggcaatCAATTTGATTTCAACCAGCCAATGAACTTTGACCTGCCTGCCCCCTTTTAAAACTTTGGAAAAAGTCCCGAGTGAGAAGAGGATTACTGGGCAAGCTGGCGGCAACACGACCCAGATGCCAACCCTTCGCCCAAATGTTCcggaaaatgtttattattactTATATTTACACGTGTCGTGTCGGGATAGATCGTGTGTGTGGgggccaattttttttattttaatataatatatatgtatatatatatatatatatatatatacacacacacacacatgtatgtatattagGGTATATATTGATCTTGGGTTATAAATGTATAACTTCATGTCCCATCAGACACAAAACTCTGTAAAGGTGCacatggaagtgtgtgtgtgtgtgtgtgtgtgtgtgtgtgtgtgtgtgtgtggatcctcTCCTAAGGGAGAACAGTGGTTTCTCTGTCAGCATTTCAGCAGAAAACCTgatcccagtctctctctctctcacacacacacacacacacacacacacacacacacacacacacacacacacacacacacacacacacacacacacacacacacacacacacacacacacacacacacacacacacacactgaaccttaTTGAAAGAAATACAGACATTATGTGAGTTTTGAACAAACCACCTTCATCTTATGAATCAAGCATGAATCTGTTGTCACTTGTGTTTGATCCGTGATGTTAGAGACGTTTCAGTTCAGTCACAGATCAGAACATAAAGTTCTGATcatggaaaacatgaaacattcatttgttGCTGTTGGTCATTCGTttcgctgcagcagcagaagttgTGACGAGCGTCCCTGAGAAAGATGAACTGATGGAggccacatcattttttttcccaaaccccGGCGAGAGGCTGAAAgagtcttttgtctgtttgtaccTGAGCGAGTCGGGAAGCGCTGACGGATCCGTGGCTGAAACCAGAGACAGGAAGCAGCGGAACAGCTCCACTTTACACAGAAGAGACCTGGAATCACATGTCGGAATATCAatacattcataattcataGTGATGAAACAGTGaattctcactcactcacacacacacacacacatacatacatacatacatacatatatatatatatatatatatgtgtgtgtatatatatatgtatatataatgtttatataTGACATCGGTGTGTTGGCTCCACCTTGCTTTCACAGTTCCCAGATTCTTCTTGGTGACTCCGTGTTTGTAGCCGTTGGCggtgacatctagtggctgCTCAGGCACATTACACCAGCTGATGGCTGAAATGTGTTAAATCATATTCAAGTTAATGTACATAAACAAACCTCCAGATTCCTTTTAAATCTCTGATTGAATGATAATAGTCCCACCTGCCCCGCAGGGGGAGACGCGTCCCTGTCCGGCCCGGTGCCGGAGCTCGGTCTGGGCCTGGCTGAGAGGGAACTCCAGGTCGGAgcggagcagcagcggcggaCTCACGGAGAAACCGGCCGGGAGATCGGACACGTGGGAACACCTGAGGGAGACATTGAGAATATTCAGCTTTCGCAGATTTGATTTTGGACTTTTCCATAAATTCAAACAGTTAGAAAACCGACACATTGACTCCAGtttatatcttttatttcaCTGAAGATGCAAAGAACATGATGTTTTCATGTAtgtcattattatatattgttattattattattatccgtGTATTGTATTTCcttatgttttcttatttattaccagtgctttttattttgctgctgtaacatgaaatgtccctgttgtggtatataataaagtttatactatcttatctttttttcacttaTCTTTCTTTATCTTATCATGCTGCTTTCAATAAAAAACTCCCAGGACGCCTGCAGGCGAACTGTCAATCATAAACCATCTACTCACAGTTACTGTAAATCATCACTATAAATGTTTCTGAACGTCACAAGGCTGCAGTGACGCTTATAAATTATCAATACAATGTATCGACGTTTGCATTTGCCAATaagaaaatttatattttacgTAAACGTTGTAGAAAACGTCAACATTTATGTTTTACGTAATAAATCTGTTTACTTTCAATTATTACTTGGATTTTTCGGGCcgatacaaatatatatatatatatatatatatatctttcaatgattcctaagatgtcattaaaaaacttttataacaaataaatgtaactgaggcttcatattttatttgtttaaccataaattttatcataaataactataaacaaaaagaaaacacaaatatgtagaacttgaattaagaaaataaacataatttattttacattaatgtaaaaaacaaatatgcaattttttttgtctgcattgtttattctgtaaaataacagatttcatatcagtaaacataAGCGCCGAAACCAATATGTCAGTGAAATGCTCATATCAgccataattattattatattcatgtttaatttcttaattcaagttctatatatttgtgttttctttttttttatagttatttataataaagtctGTGGTTTAACTGTCAAATATCAAgtaacatttctttgtcataaaggtttggtaacaacatcttaggaatcattgccaatttctttcaaatatataatatatatatctcctCCGTCACCTTGACGACAGCGCCCGATGCATCACGTCTCCACTGTATGGACACTTCCCCGTCACCACCACGCTGAAGTACAGCGCCTCCTGCAGGTAGTGCGACAGCAGCGCGCCCTGGAAGCCCAGCACTGCCCAGCGGGCCAGCTTGTCGCTGCAGGAGAGCGACAGGGTCGGTTCGCCCCGACCCGGCTTCACCCGCAGCAGCCCCGCGCCGTGGTACCCGGCCCCGGGCCGCAGGGGGTCGTCGGGGCCCCCGGGGACACACCGGGCCCCCGTCCTGTGGACGTCCGGGACCCGTGGACAgagttctggttctggttctggttctacAGGTGTTTCTGCGGCGGgactctgtcctctctccagtGTCCTCGTCTCACCCAGACGGAGCAGCTTGGTGCTCGGACCATTGCTCGCCTCCTCTCGTTTCCTCTTCAGGTCTCCGCCAGCGTCCGTCTCTTCACTGCCCTGTGGTCCGGGGTCgacgggggggcggggctcagaCCGGCTGTCCGTCATGGGGACGATAGAGGCGTCGCCACCTGGTGACAGACAAATAAATCACCGAGGTTTTGTTGGTGGTTCATTCAATGACTGGAtggaaagaaaatcacattttcaaattgattcTTAAAATCCAAAGATCAATATTGATATTAGTTTTTAGaaatgtacagacagacacagacagacagacagacacacagacacacagacagactgatagacagacagacagacagactcacagacagacagatagacagacacacagacagatacagacagacagacagacagacagacagatacagacagacacacagacagatacagacagacagagagacagacagacacacagacagacagacagacagacagacagacagacagacagacagacaggctcacagagagagagacacacagacacacagacagacagacagactcacagagagacagacacacagacagacagacagacagacagacagacagacagacagacaggctcaCAGGGAGTGTGGCTGGTGAAGAACAGGAAGGAGACTCCAGGCTTCAGTCTCCACTTCCCTCGTTCATCAGACGGACAGAACACGGAGCTGTCGCCGCCGCTCGCGAccctgaggagctgctgcagcaggtacctgcacacacacacacacgcacacgcacgcgcacgcgcacacacacacacacacacacacacacacacacacacacacacacaacttgatttaaagaaaatttactttttttctgcatcttttgcttattctgtgaaaataaaagttttcatatcatattttttcatcagccGACAGATGAACCAACAGGACGACAGTAATCTgattacagacacacacctgacacagcCCCTCCGGGCGATGACTTCTGCGTGGCTGTCGTTCAGTACATCACCTGCATGGAgtcaaaaaacatattgatccAGAGATCGTTTGTCAGAAATGAAGACCAACATaattctgacacacacacacacaccttcaggactcatgtgtgtctgtccaaTACACTTGGTTCCAGTTCCCAGAGAAACGATCTCCTTcttcactgtgaaaaaaatatataagttattaaaatttaaattcatcacatttaaacctctacattttttcctttttccttatttttaaacatgttcatgtgtgtgtttgttctgctgctctgaattgtttacatgtaaaaaataaatgttctcattcttatatttttttcgcattctttttttgtaaattacacGTGaccatatatataaaaaacaataaaagatgaaagaaaatacaacaaaaataaatacaaaaattaaattaaatttaaaaatataataaataaataaataataataataacaataataaaactaaatacaaaataataataaaaaattataatttataaaagaaatactaaatttaaaaatactaaatttaaaacaacaactacacacatGGTAGAGTAagaatgaatttcttttttttctaattctaaACATCCAGTAGTTTCTCTGGCTGGAATCGTGGAGAATATTAGAAATATTCATATCATCATTTCTTCCGTCGCACCTGAGTCGCAGTCCGGCCCCCGGGTGAGCTGGAGCACCGCGGCCAGCAGGGTCCACTCTCTGCCCGCCTCGGGCTTCCCCCGCCGGGGCAGCGCGGCGAAGCGCTCGTAGCACAACCGGGCGATTTCATCCGCGTCCACCATGTTTCACCCGGACCGGACAGCGGACACACTTCCGGGTTCGGACATGCGAGTTTTTCAAATAGTCACGACGTCACGCGAACAACATGTGAAGAATAATCCGATTAAAAGATTCAACTGACtcgtctgttgttgttctttttctttttagacatCCCGGGAAAAACAGAGAAGCTACTTCCGGGCGGGACCGGAAGAGCTGCTTCACTTTCACAATAAAGGTCCTTCGTTTATAGATAACTgggaaaattattattattaagaaatTGTTGCATCATTTATTGTTCTTATtgtataaaaaaggaaaaacaacacagaggaaagaaaaaataattggaaaataaaaaaattctgaaatagTAACTCACTGaatggtgtctggctgcagtaaagggcataagccccgccccctctatgtcatgtgaggtcgttcttatcactggtgttcatgtttctgattactttgcttttcattaggTATTTGATGATATATAAACATAGggtgagacgtcatgattgacagctgactcccgattggtcgagagcgtgtgtgtgggaggggccTCGATGCCATCACCACTGCATAGACTCTGGATCCTATACAGAGTATTTTAGTTTCATTGTTacacagtgggaggaagtggagatgtgtcggccatctttatcttaaaaaaaataagatatgatttcaatttttttagtACTCTTTGAATTTAACTTCAAACATGTATAGATTTTGCAAAACTTTTTCTTAgaattgttgtatttttgtgttttggttaatttaatcttatttcaatatgttttaatattatattcaaCACCATTGATAATTGTTTGCTATatatctataaatgaaatgtattattattattattattatgggtGATACCATTTTTTTATGACCCACAATCCTGTGCGTTTTAaagatgcgggggggggggcggtcacGTGGTATATTGTCACTGAGGCGGAAATGAAAGTTCGCTAGCGACACCAGCGGAGCGCAGCTGAAAAGGTACGAGGGGCAGTCAGATGACATCTAAACCGGATTAGTTGTCGTGTCACTGGGCGTCGACTGTTCGGACACGAGCCGCCGAACCGCCGGTGCGACTCCACTCGTCGTCCGGCGACTGGAACGGGTTTTATCGGCTTGTCCTTTTTGACGAGGTGCCGCTGCGAAGCTCGCTAACCGTTAGCTTCCTCTCAGATCAAGCCAGCCACAGTTAGCCGCAC contains:
- the adat1 gene encoding tRNA-specific adenosine deaminase 1 produces the protein MVDADEIARLCYERFAALPRRGKPEAGREWTLLAAVLQLTRGPDCDSVKKEIVSLGTGTKCIGQTHMSPEGDVLNDSHAEVIARRGCVRYLLQQLLRVASGGDSSVFCPSDERGKWRLKPGVSFLFFTSHTPCGDASIVPMTDSRSEPRPPVDPGPQGSEETDAGGDLKRKREEASNGPSTKLLRLGETRTLERGQSPAAETPVEPEPEPELCPRVPDVHRTGARCVPGGPDDPLRPGAGYHGAGLLRVKPGRGEPTLSLSCSDKLARWAVLGFQGALLSHYLQEALYFSVVVTGKCPYSGDVMHRALSSRCSHVSDLPAGFSVSPPLLLRSDLEFPLSQAQTELRHRAGQGRVSPCGAAISWCNVPEQPLDVTANGYKHGVTKKNLGTVKARSLLCKVELFRCFLSLVSATDPSALPDSLRGADLQTYWDYKRAAHSYQRALQQLLLQAFPLWPRSDRRLLMFR